A single window of Rubripirellula lacrimiformis DNA harbors:
- a CDS encoding type II and III secretion system protein, producing the protein MVSKPFPQRTDSIAIGWSFLLCLTGAFEHPTHKGIPMATKYTFLIALAVMTIQAPSLCAQLTITNPGTPAAKPEARRGNPSQPLSVEQVSHVLPSSMRSPISSESNISGTPQTGLGTSTDPLFDFQPASQTSPDALRQIRIRVRYLMVGMEERKQIYKSLGKDKLRHISNASRLTGEQDSLRSGMAVNTSVQRVVSPSSATTSVLDPTDLESVIHLAKQSNASEVQNAPSIFVLDGTEAEMNDLSQRPFVVDLVGQEKEPNIQVFDVGTRLRVHARIVPGESPQSPAGKIHLGAELNCSRIQNVITEQLFGLADEPVEVQVPQYMTKTVNVAEAVAAGYALLIDPHHRSTRQIQSNVPMPMVGRIPYLGQNFTSTESVNVEQYLLVILEPSEVSR; encoded by the coding sequence ATGGTTTCCAAACCATTCCCTCAGCGGACCGATTCCATTGCCATCGGCTGGTCGTTTTTGCTATGCCTGACGGGTGCGTTCGAACACCCCACCCACAAGGGCATCCCGATGGCGACGAAGTACACTTTTTTGATCGCACTGGCTGTGATGACGATCCAAGCACCCTCTCTGTGTGCCCAGCTGACGATTACCAATCCCGGCACTCCAGCGGCCAAGCCCGAGGCCCGTCGTGGCAATCCGTCACAACCGTTGTCGGTCGAACAGGTTTCGCACGTTTTGCCAAGCTCGATGCGATCCCCGATTTCCAGCGAGTCGAACATCAGTGGCACCCCGCAAACAGGCCTCGGGACTAGCACGGATCCGCTGTTCGATTTCCAGCCGGCGTCTCAGACAAGCCCGGATGCGCTCCGCCAAATTCGAATCCGAGTGCGTTATTTGATGGTTGGTATGGAAGAGCGAAAGCAGATCTACAAGAGTCTGGGGAAGGACAAACTTCGCCATATTTCCAATGCCAGTCGGCTGACCGGCGAACAAGACTCGCTGCGATCCGGCATGGCGGTGAACACCAGTGTGCAGCGCGTCGTCAGCCCGTCGTCAGCGACCACCAGTGTGCTGGATCCCACCGACCTGGAATCCGTCATCCACCTAGCCAAACAATCCAACGCATCGGAAGTCCAGAACGCACCGTCCATCTTTGTGCTCGACGGTACCGAGGCCGAGATGAACGATCTGTCCCAGCGACCGTTTGTGGTCGATTTGGTCGGCCAAGAAAAGGAACCCAACATCCAGGTTTTTGATGTTGGAACGCGACTGCGAGTGCATGCACGAATCGTGCCGGGCGAATCACCGCAGTCACCGGCGGGAAAGATCCACCTGGGCGCAGAACTGAACTGCAGTCGCATCCAAAACGTCATCACCGAACAGCTTTTCGGACTCGCCGACGAACCGGTCGAAGTTCAAGTGCCACAGTACATGACCAAAACGGTCAACGTCGCCGAAGCCGTTGCCGCGGGATACGCATTGCTGATCGACCCACACCACCGCAGCACTCGCCAAATCCAAAGCAATGTTCCCATGCCGATGGTAGGCCGCATCCCGTACTTGGGGCAAAATTTCACCAGCACGGAAAGTGTCAATGTCGAACAGTATTTGCTGGTCATTCTAGAACCGAGCGAAGTGAGCCGTTGA
- a CDS encoding CHAT domain-containing protein, protein MFSFFRCPHHRGFRRIMPPTVDRWATGCSLSGCSRPHVFAWLGILVASWTLMMSTPDTARGQGGGLGNFGALGGVELTGQYPPQSYYLALQVYRSGDLPNAVDAFEAALRGSRRDVNGRMIDAIPALAMLGECYWHLGNVPASRDYTDQVFNIAIRYHGWIGRVDWGTSVQANVQRTKPNWLWPEAAAVNLIPTSQRIMFTSGKQLTEADLVAGGRIEELNLRPMDIVEIMRGVAVASHRRRIIMGPLADDDAVAATLVDAIKFPRDLNIPVARSLIGSMRTAGYFAKHNEKSVLSEANRSAVVGGVHPLSAIALQCQASTMAASSQPDAVIAIAANVANAAAVTEQPEWIGEAMQLAAGCASADRAAGVAKMATVAAGALSRQSRLGTLHCLIAAADAAVTAGSIDDASGLLSQASGLLSRRDVIQPRLEAYGAYVAARIAAARGASFGGNQSGDLELSLAKIESFALNHRDRKQILISMPRIYQLGLIRQAIGNSVGGTTGSQWLEAYSDEPTIDVWRRDAVDALAGVIVDRSASHQARINLAAVGGYAEELLLACDSMLAARFVDRLPIGGRIARARAIAGNDDLDQAADVAEIRAAAGPLMAELRAGALIGGDPNPQMVETLESKALSVALSRVRLPQMVVPQLDAKLPIAKLPPRTGLVTFTSVGNRLYGTLSGDGETVMWNVAGSSRLSGEIGRLLMGIGVGKSRGKRLPEDDAWKKAALSIRDRLFPDNTLVTADRFDHLILVLDGPLWYLPMELFPSEAEDSPMWADTFQIRYAPTPGMGMKPSAMPPSSRVVGITSDKFFAPRDKDLNESIFESVIESAAESIRLPESLSVPTALLGERVGHLVVASANPANLKAPLAMSLASYDSSSPYSTTAAWLRFPLAAPRSVVLFGMRTSVDVGKMGTGDEIFMTLCGLHAAGVRSVLLSRWAVGGESSAALLREFLQELPFTGMNHAWGRSRELLRQRELDPTGEPLLMQAEHDREGVTGDQPLFWSGYLISSPPMPKAAEAPTAPSTENQPAGNQRVGNGAAEMPAADAAIPDAAIPDAAMPDAAIPDAAAMEDPAAPVAEAIQPDAP, encoded by the coding sequence ATGTTTTCCTTCTTCCGCTGCCCGCATCATCGCGGTTTTCGCCGAATCATGCCACCGACCGTCGATCGTTGGGCGACAGGTTGTTCGCTGAGTGGTTGTTCGCGGCCGCACGTCTTTGCTTGGCTTGGAATCCTGGTTGCCAGTTGGACGCTGATGATGTCCACCCCGGACACCGCCCGCGGCCAAGGCGGCGGGCTTGGCAATTTCGGAGCCCTGGGCGGGGTCGAACTGACCGGCCAGTACCCACCCCAGTCCTACTATCTGGCGCTTCAGGTCTATCGCAGCGGGGACCTGCCCAATGCCGTCGATGCCTTCGAAGCGGCACTGCGCGGATCACGGCGCGATGTGAATGGGCGAATGATCGACGCCATTCCAGCCCTGGCCATGCTGGGCGAATGCTACTGGCACCTGGGCAATGTGCCGGCGTCGCGGGACTACACCGACCAAGTGTTCAACATTGCGATCCGCTACCACGGGTGGATCGGACGCGTGGACTGGGGGACTTCTGTTCAGGCAAACGTGCAACGAACCAAACCCAATTGGTTGTGGCCCGAAGCGGCTGCTGTCAATTTAATTCCGACGTCCCAGCGGATCATGTTCACCTCGGGCAAACAGTTGACCGAAGCCGACCTGGTTGCCGGCGGCAGGATCGAAGAACTGAATTTGCGGCCCATGGACATCGTCGAAATCATGCGCGGTGTCGCGGTGGCATCCCATCGGCGGCGGATCATCATGGGGCCACTGGCCGACGACGATGCGGTTGCCGCCACCTTGGTCGATGCGATCAAGTTCCCGCGAGACCTGAACATTCCGGTTGCAAGATCCCTGATCGGTTCGATGCGGACCGCGGGATACTTTGCCAAGCACAATGAAAAAAGCGTTCTTAGTGAAGCAAACCGCTCGGCAGTTGTCGGTGGGGTTCACCCGTTGTCGGCGATTGCATTGCAGTGCCAAGCGTCGACGATGGCGGCGTCTAGCCAACCCGATGCTGTGATCGCGATCGCGGCCAACGTGGCGAACGCGGCCGCAGTCACCGAACAACCCGAATGGATTGGCGAGGCAATGCAGTTGGCAGCCGGTTGTGCCAGCGCGGACCGGGCCGCCGGCGTGGCCAAGATGGCGACCGTCGCGGCAGGCGCCCTGAGCCGACAATCGCGTTTGGGGACGTTGCATTGTTTGATCGCCGCCGCCGACGCGGCGGTAACCGCCGGCAGCATCGACGATGCGTCGGGTCTGTTGTCGCAGGCCAGTGGCTTGCTATCGCGACGTGACGTCATCCAGCCGCGTTTGGAAGCCTATGGGGCATACGTGGCCGCCCGGATCGCCGCAGCCCGTGGTGCATCCTTTGGTGGCAATCAATCCGGCGATTTAGAACTGTCGTTGGCCAAGATCGAATCCTTTGCGTTGAATCATCGCGACCGAAAACAGATTCTGATTTCGATGCCGCGGATCTATCAGTTGGGATTGATTCGTCAAGCGATCGGCAACTCGGTTGGCGGCACGACGGGATCCCAATGGTTGGAAGCTTACAGCGACGAACCGACGATCGACGTTTGGCGACGTGACGCCGTCGATGCGTTGGCAGGCGTCATCGTGGACCGATCGGCGTCACACCAAGCACGCATCAACTTGGCCGCCGTGGGTGGATACGCCGAAGAACTTTTGCTGGCTTGCGATTCGATGTTGGCGGCGCGTTTCGTCGATCGGCTGCCCATCGGAGGCCGAATCGCGCGGGCGCGAGCGATCGCTGGCAACGACGATCTCGATCAGGCGGCCGACGTCGCCGAGATCCGAGCAGCGGCGGGACCCTTGATGGCCGAATTGCGTGCCGGGGCGCTGATCGGCGGTGACCCCAATCCACAGATGGTGGAAACGTTGGAATCCAAAGCTTTGTCCGTGGCGCTCTCGCGAGTTCGATTGCCACAGATGGTCGTGCCCCAATTGGATGCCAAGCTGCCAATCGCCAAGTTGCCGCCGCGGACCGGGCTGGTCACGTTCACATCCGTCGGCAATCGACTTTATGGCACGTTGTCGGGCGATGGGGAAACCGTGATGTGGAACGTCGCGGGCAGTTCCAGATTGTCGGGCGAAATCGGTCGATTGTTGATGGGCATCGGTGTCGGCAAGTCGCGTGGCAAGCGATTGCCCGAAGACGACGCTTGGAAGAAGGCCGCGCTTTCGATTCGCGATCGGTTGTTCCCCGACAACACTCTGGTCACCGCGGATCGTTTCGATCACCTGATCCTGGTGCTGGATGGACCGCTTTGGTACCTGCCGATGGAACTGTTCCCCAGCGAAGCGGAAGATTCTCCGATGTGGGCCGATACGTTTCAAATCCGGTACGCCCCCACACCCGGTATGGGAATGAAGCCGTCTGCGATGCCACCGTCCAGTCGCGTTGTGGGGATCACTTCGGACAAGTTCTTTGCACCTCGTGATAAAGACCTGAATGAATCGATCTTTGAATCCGTCATCGAATCGGCAGCTGAATCGATTCGATTGCCCGAATCGCTCAGTGTACCCACCGCCCTGTTGGGCGAACGGGTTGGGCACTTGGTGGTCGCATCGGCAAACCCGGCAAACTTGAAGGCACCGCTGGCGATGTCGCTGGCCTCGTACGATTCCTCGTCGCCCTATTCGACGACGGCGGCATGGTTGCGATTTCCGTTGGCGGCCCCACGTAGCGTGGTGTTGTTCGGGATGCGAACGTCGGTGGATGTCGGGAAGATGGGAACGGGCGACGAGATCTTCATGACGCTGTGCGGTCTGCACGCCGCCGGGGTCCGCAGTGTGTTGCTGTCGCGATGGGCTGTGGGCGGTGAATCGTCGGCGGCGCTGTTGCGAGAGTTTCTGCAGGAACTGCCGTTCACGGGCATGAACCATGCCTGGGGCCGGTCCCGAGAACTGCTGCGGCAACGCGAACTGGATCCGACCGGCGAACCACTGCTGATGCAAGCCGAACACGACCGCGAAGGTGTCACCGGCGACCAACCGTTGTTCTGGAGCGGTTATCTGATTTCGTCACCGCCGATGCCCAAGGCAGCCGAAGCACCGACGGCACCGTCGACCGAGAACCAACCCGCAGGGAACCAACGTGTGGGAAACGGGGCAGCCGAAATGCCTGCCGCCGACGCCGCGATCCCAGACGCCGCGATCCCAGACGCCGCGATGCCGGATGCCGCAATCCCTGATGCGGCCGCCATGGAGGACCCCGCTGCACCGGTTGCCGAAGCGATCCAGCCGGATGCTCCGTAG
- a CDS encoding 3-deoxy-D-manno-octulosonic acid transferase produces the protein MFANVLYLITLAVASPWIAYRALRHGRYRRGTRQKLWGLSASEATDLTQGRPCVWVHAVSVGEVNLMAGVVKRLEQQCPDVCIVVSTSTDTGYDLAISRFGEHRVFFCPLDFSWAVQRTLRNLSPLQLVIAELELWPNLIRIATDRGCPVSIINARLSDRSSKRYQQFRRWMGTTFGRLHWVGCQDDATRQHFQACGAAPDRLSVTGSLKFDNAPSSRDVASVQRLVQWAGVDPWHRVWIMGSTQSAEEAMAIEIYQSLRVEHPELRLILVPRHKERFDSVARLVQQSGLQVHRRSTDSSMYDDDWNNDQVILVDTIGELRDWWGVGQIATVGGSFGDRGGQNMLEPAGYGAAVSFGPNTRNFRQIANQLIEAQAAVRVANQSELAAFVLRCLEEIPAADGLGRSAQAVVARHRGATKRTVDQLCQNIESALAPPKPLSPSKAA, from the coding sequence ATGTTTGCCAACGTCCTGTACTTGATCACCCTGGCCGTCGCATCGCCCTGGATCGCCTATCGGGCGCTTCGTCATGGACGTTATCGACGCGGGACTCGCCAAAAGTTATGGGGACTCTCTGCGTCCGAAGCGACTGACCTGACCCAAGGACGCCCCTGCGTTTGGGTGCACGCGGTCAGTGTTGGCGAAGTGAACTTGATGGCCGGCGTGGTCAAGCGTCTGGAACAACAGTGCCCGGACGTCTGCATCGTGGTCAGTACGTCCACGGACACGGGATATGACTTGGCGATCAGCCGGTTTGGCGAACATCGCGTCTTCTTTTGCCCCCTGGATTTCAGCTGGGCCGTGCAACGCACCCTCAGGAATCTATCGCCGCTGCAGTTGGTGATTGCCGAGTTGGAATTGTGGCCCAACCTGATCCGCATCGCGACCGACCGGGGCTGCCCCGTATCGATCATCAACGCCCGGCTGAGCGATCGCAGTTCCAAACGCTACCAGCAATTCCGCAGGTGGATGGGGACCACTTTCGGTCGACTCCATTGGGTGGGATGTCAGGACGACGCGACGCGTCAACATTTCCAAGCCTGTGGCGCCGCCCCCGATCGGCTCTCGGTGACCGGGTCGTTGAAGTTCGACAATGCGCCGTCATCCCGCGACGTGGCCTCGGTCCAGCGTTTGGTTCAATGGGCAGGGGTCGATCCGTGGCATCGTGTTTGGATCATGGGAAGCACCCAGAGTGCCGAGGAAGCGATGGCGATCGAGATCTACCAGAGCCTTCGCGTCGAACATCCCGAACTGCGGCTGATCTTGGTTCCGCGACACAAGGAACGCTTTGATTCCGTCGCTCGCTTGGTCCAACAATCCGGTTTACAGGTCCATCGCCGCAGCACCGACTCGTCGATGTACGACGATGACTGGAACAACGATCAAGTCATCCTGGTGGACACGATCGGCGAACTGCGTGATTGGTGGGGTGTCGGGCAGATCGCAACCGTGGGCGGCAGCTTTGGGGATCGTGGCGGCCAGAACATGTTGGAACCAGCCGGCTATGGCGCCGCGGTTTCGTTCGGCCCCAACACACGCAATTTCCGACAGATTGCCAACCAGTTGATCGAGGCTCAGGCTGCGGTGCGAGTCGCGAACCAGTCCGAATTGGCTGCCTTTGTCCTGCGTTGCCTGGAAGAGATCCCGGCCGCGGACGGCCTAGGCCGATCGGCACAGGCGGTCGTGGCCCGCCATCGCGGAGCCACCAAGCGAACGGTCGACCAACTGTGCCAGAACATCGAATCCGCCCTGGCACCGCCAAAGCCACTTAGCCCGTCCAAAGCCGCGTAG
- a CDS encoding DNA-3-methyladenine glycosylase: MNLPFQQDDVPRTFYDRPTKDVAIDLLGMTLLRKTSGVWLGGVIVETEAYLPAGDLASHSHRGRTPSNASMFGTAGTLYVYPIHAKHCLNFVTESAGQGAAVLIRAIQPVWGIPQMQSNRAGVPLQRLTSGPAMTCQAMDVDRTCDGIDVVDSDDWIIAPAKQWQPFVVTSTVRIGITKSASRRLRFFVDGNPFVSGRRRDHQTPPSRVGRSG; encoded by the coding sequence ATGAATCTTCCTTTCCAACAAGATGACGTTCCGCGGACATTCTATGATCGTCCGACCAAGGACGTGGCGATCGACCTCTTGGGAATGACGCTGTTGCGAAAGACCAGCGGTGTTTGGCTTGGCGGCGTGATCGTCGAAACCGAAGCCTATTTGCCAGCAGGCGATTTGGCCAGCCATTCCCATCGCGGACGAACCCCCAGCAACGCATCCATGTTCGGGACAGCGGGAACCTTGTACGTCTATCCGATCCACGCCAAACACTGCCTGAACTTCGTCACTGAATCGGCCGGGCAAGGCGCGGCTGTTCTGATTCGCGCGATCCAGCCGGTCTGGGGAATCCCACAAATGCAGTCCAACCGCGCCGGCGTTCCATTGCAAAGGTTGACCAGTGGTCCGGCGATGACTTGTCAGGCCATGGATGTCGATCGAACCTGTGACGGAATCGACGTCGTGGACAGCGACGATTGGATCATCGCACCGGCGAAACAATGGCAGCCGTTTGTCGTCACGTCCACGGTGCGCATCGGGATCACAAAATCGGCGTCACGCCGGCTGCGATTTTTTGTCGATGGCAATCCGTTCGTCAGCGGCCGCCGCCGTGATCACCAAACCCCACCAAGTCGGGTTGGACGTTCGGGATAG
- a CDS encoding fasciclin domain-containing protein, protein MPSFPMTRFQPTVGFWAVPLVARLLVAGLLVAGLMMILASPVSAAQTAETVPSEVTAAQDAASETGKQERTSLKMTDLDKTGLETPQQRKSDPQKPEAQMPVPGVPANPETPPETPSDAAATDIVARPIIQTAVSAKLYAFVAAVKAAGLMDQFRGSEPITVLMPTDEAFAKLPKGKLQQLLLPANEPALVAVLNNHVFKGAWTAEKIQLLDTLSPLQGNDIKISIDDDDQQISLGTARVIQTDIRCSNGWIHTIDTVLLPQE, encoded by the coding sequence ATGCCGTCGTTTCCCATGACGCGTTTCCAACCGACGGTGGGGTTCTGGGCCGTGCCGCTGGTCGCCAGGTTGCTGGTCGCCGGGTTGCTGGTCGCCGGGCTGATGATGATCTTGGCGTCGCCGGTTTCGGCAGCCCAAACCGCAGAAACGGTGCCATCCGAGGTCACCGCGGCGCAGGACGCTGCGTCGGAAACCGGCAAACAAGAGCGGACGAGCCTGAAAATGACGGACCTGGACAAGACCGGCCTGGAAACTCCCCAGCAGCGGAAAAGTGATCCGCAGAAACCGGAGGCACAGATGCCTGTGCCGGGGGTTCCCGCCAATCCCGAAACGCCCCCCGAAACGCCTTCCGATGCCGCCGCCACTGACATCGTCGCCCGGCCCATCATTCAGACCGCCGTTTCAGCGAAACTGTACGCGTTTGTCGCCGCCGTCAAAGCCGCGGGTTTGATGGACCAGTTTCGCGGATCCGAACCGATCACGGTTCTGATGCCCACCGACGAAGCCTTTGCCAAACTGCCCAAGGGCAAGCTGCAGCAACTGTTGCTACCCGCGAACGAACCGGCGTTAGTCGCCGTCCTGAACAACCACGTTTTCAAAGGCGCATGGACCGCCGAGAAGATCCAACTGCTCGACACGCTTTCTCCTCTGCAGGGCAACGATATCAAGATCTCTATCGACGATGACGATCAACAGATCTCCCTAGGCACGGCCCGTGTGATCCAGACGGATATCCGGTGCAGCAATGGATGGATCCACACCATCGACACGGTGCTGTTGCCGCAAGAGTAG
- a CDS encoding preprotein translocase subunit SecA: MSFFEQIWDILGVVFGGIFGSFERGITAVFGSANARTVTRFRERAERVTALEPKYAALSDDELRGQTEVLRSRLRDGETLDNILEDAFAVCREGGKRFMGMRHYDVQLIGGMVLHTGGIAEMVTGEGKTLVATLPAYLNALEGKGVHVITVNDYLARRDMEWMAPLYMNLGLTVNAIQSGMSTSEKQAAYQCDITYGTNNEFGFDYLRDNMRPAAKGDDRFPSDVQQCQGPLNYAIIDEVDNILIDEARTPLIISGPADLDLGRYQEADRVARQLVKETHFTVDEKQHNVTLTDDGVREAEKLAGVESFYTAGNMEWPHLIDNALKAHFLYRLDVNYVVKDRQIVIVDEFTGRLMEGRQWSDGLHQAVEAKEGVPIKQETQTFATASLQNIFKMYKKLSGMTGTAMTESTEFMKIYGLDVVAIPTHRVMQRIEHPDLIYLTEKDKFKALANEVERAHKWDVLTTKDDELWGIIQSETDDEVSILLKGEKKAEWVPRSKIQSVERKGRPVLIGTVSIEKSERLSALLERRGIEHEVLNAKQHGREADIVSQAGRLAAVTIATNMAGRGTDIILGGNPETMAWAQLQHEYPTRLEVPDDVWNKLVDEIDEREKMSEEGKVVREIGGLYVLGTERHESRRIDLQLRGRCGRQGDPGSSRFFLSLEDDLMRIFAGDFVKSMMERLGMKEGEAIESQMVTRRIAAAQKKVEERNYEIRKSLLDYDEVMDEQRKRVYRYRQNLLDGHSSRTMILELVRGQITKYVDTFLDTNYGVDSFAAFAGSKLDCQLEARDFVNMDFEMADSYAKDLAERAAEVTVGEIVEENLPEAMEDEWNWKALANWANTRLGTNYQEHSLQKLDRDDMIDELTKKACERVGTIDLTEGEVMLDADFGLRTLSAWMHHKFGIETTPDEFRDVEDRRKVAHSLSARAEEAYLNKEAEYPVLTGLSRFTEKQGGQVSLDREGLVQWVSRRFAADLNIDDVRLTRDELKGQLIEYSRGTLNSADSKHKEAETKLAELFGKADQKTTAAVAAGNSGKLEGLVHWLKEELDHNAIKEDLSRMNRTELALVVNGAVDDRFHPEMRRMERQVLLNIVDDSWKNHLLTMDHLRSSVGLKGYAQMDPKVEYKREGMRLFESMWESIGERVTDLIFRMESLNEDFIRSTYVEGQARHEEADSALAVAAETNNASQAAADASNQKEEVRPDPIRNDGPRVGRNDPCPCGSGKKYKACHMRK, translated from the coding sequence ATGTCATTTTTTGAACAGATTTGGGACATCCTGGGTGTCGTTTTCGGCGGCATTTTTGGCTCCTTTGAACGTGGCATTACCGCCGTTTTCGGTTCCGCAAACGCTCGAACGGTGACGCGATTTCGCGAACGGGCCGAGCGAGTCACGGCGTTGGAACCGAAGTATGCGGCGCTCAGTGACGACGAACTTCGCGGCCAGACCGAGGTGTTGCGCAGCCGATTGCGCGACGGCGAGACTCTGGACAACATCCTCGAAGATGCGTTCGCGGTCTGTCGCGAAGGCGGCAAACGGTTCATGGGCATGCGTCATTACGATGTCCAATTGATCGGTGGGATGGTGCTGCACACCGGTGGCATCGCGGAAATGGTGACTGGGGAAGGAAAAACCCTGGTCGCGACCCTGCCTGCCTACCTGAACGCATTGGAAGGCAAGGGCGTCCACGTCATCACGGTCAATGACTATCTGGCACGCCGCGACATGGAATGGATGGCTCCGCTGTACATGAACCTGGGTTTGACGGTGAACGCCATCCAGTCGGGCATGTCGACGTCGGAAAAACAGGCTGCTTATCAGTGCGACATCACGTACGGAACCAACAACGAATTCGGCTTTGACTACCTGCGCGACAACATGCGTCCGGCGGCCAAGGGCGACGACCGATTCCCCAGCGATGTCCAACAGTGCCAAGGCCCGTTGAACTACGCCATCATTGACGAAGTCGACAATATTCTGATCGACGAAGCGCGGACTCCGTTGATCATCAGCGGACCGGCCGACCTGGATCTGGGCCGCTATCAAGAGGCCGACCGAGTTGCTCGCCAACTGGTCAAAGAAACACACTTCACCGTCGATGAAAAACAACACAACGTGACGTTGACCGACGATGGTGTCCGCGAAGCCGAAAAACTAGCTGGCGTCGAAAGCTTCTATACCGCGGGCAACATGGAATGGCCCCACCTGATCGACAACGCCCTAAAGGCTCACTTCCTGTATCGATTGGACGTCAACTACGTCGTCAAAGATCGCCAGATCGTGATCGTCGACGAGTTCACCGGACGACTGATGGAAGGCCGTCAATGGTCCGACGGGTTGCACCAAGCGGTCGAAGCCAAAGAAGGCGTGCCGATCAAGCAAGAAACCCAAACCTTCGCGACCGCATCGCTTCAGAACATCTTCAAGATGTACAAAAAGTTGTCCGGGATGACCGGTACGGCGATGACCGAGTCGACCGAGTTCATGAAGATCTACGGTTTGGACGTCGTCGCGATCCCAACCCACCGTGTGATGCAACGGATCGAACATCCCGACCTGATCTACCTGACCGAAAAGGACAAGTTCAAAGCCTTGGCCAACGAAGTCGAACGGGCGCACAAATGGGATGTGCTGACCACCAAGGACGACGAACTATGGGGCATCATCCAAAGCGAAACCGACGATGAGGTCTCGATCCTGTTGAAGGGCGAGAAGAAAGCCGAATGGGTTCCGCGATCCAAGATCCAATCGGTCGAACGTAAGGGCCGCCCCGTTCTGATCGGAACGGTCAGTATCGAAAAGAGCGAACGATTGTCGGCGCTGTTGGAACGACGTGGCATCGAACACGAAGTCCTGAACGCGAAACAGCACGGTCGCGAAGCCGACATTGTGTCACAGGCTGGTCGACTGGCCGCGGTCACGATCGCCACGAACATGGCCGGTCGTGGTACCGACATCATTTTGGGTGGGAACCCCGAAACGATGGCTTGGGCCCAACTGCAACACGAATACCCCACACGCTTGGAAGTTCCCGACGATGTTTGGAACAAGCTGGTCGACGAGATCGACGAGCGGGAAAAGATGAGCGAAGAGGGCAAGGTCGTTCGCGAGATCGGTGGCCTGTATGTGTTGGGCACCGAACGTCACGAATCACGTCGAATTGACCTTCAATTGCGTGGTCGTTGCGGTCGCCAAGGGGACCCCGGTTCCAGCCGTTTCTTCTTGTCGCTTGAAGACGATTTGATGCGGATCTTCGCCGGCGATTTCGTCAAAAGCATGATGGAACGCTTGGGCATGAAGGAAGGCGAAGCGATCGAATCGCAAATGGTCACCCGCCGAATCGCTGCGGCCCAAAAGAAGGTCGAAGAACGCAACTACGAAATTCGCAAGAGTCTGTTGGACTATGACGAAGTGATGGACGAACAACGCAAACGCGTTTATCGCTATCGCCAAAATCTGTTGGACGGCCACAGTTCACGGACCATGATCCTAGAACTGGTTCGCGGTCAAATCACCAAGTACGTCGACACGTTCTTGGACACCAATTACGGGGTCGATTCGTTCGCCGCCTTCGCCGGATCGAAACTGGATTGCCAGTTGGAAGCCCGCGATTTCGTGAACATGGACTTCGAAATGGCCGATTCCTACGCCAAGGATCTGGCCGAACGAGCAGCTGAAGTCACCGTCGGTGAAATCGTCGAGGAAAATCTTCCCGAAGCGATGGAAGACGAATGGAACTGGAAGGCGTTGGCCAACTGGGCGAACACCCGGCTGGGCACCAACTACCAGGAACACTCGCTGCAGAAACTCGATCGTGACGACATGATCGACGAACTGACCAAGAAGGCCTGCGAACGAGTCGGCACGATCGACTTGACCGAAGGCGAGGTCATGTTGGACGCCGACTTTGGACTTCGCACACTCAGTGCCTGGATGCACCACAAGTTCGGCATCGAAACCACGCCGGACGAATTCCGCGACGTCGAAGACCGCCGCAAAGTGGCGCATTCGTTGTCCGCGCGAGCCGAAGAGGCTTACCTGAACAAGGAAGCCGAGTATCCGGTACTGACGGGACTGTCACGCTTTACCGAAAAACAGGGTGGCCAGGTTTCGCTGGACCGCGAAGGATTGGTCCAGTGGGTTTCCCGGCGTTTTGCGGCCGATCTGAATATCGATGATGTTCGCCTGACTCGCGACGAGCTGAAGGGTCAACTGATCGAATACAGCCGTGGCACTCTCAATTCAGCCGACTCCAAACACAAAGAAGCCGAAACCAAGCTTGCTGAACTGTTCGGCAAGGCGGACCAGAAAACGACGGCGGCCGTCGCTGCGGGCAACTCCGGGAAACTGGAAGGGCTGGTCCATTGGTTGAAGGAAGAACTGGATCACAACGCGATCAAGGAAGACTTGTCGCGGATGAATCGCACCGAGCTTGCCTTGGTCGTCAACGGTGCCGTTGATGATCGATTCCATCCTGAAATGCGACGGATGGAACGCCAAGTGTTGCTGAACATCGTGGACGATTCCTGGAAGAATCACTTGCTGACGATGGACCACCTGCGCAGCAGCGTTGGATTGAAGGGCTATGCCCAAATGGATCCCAAAGTCGAATACAAACGCGAAGGCATGCGTTTGTTCGAATCGATGTGGGAATCGATTGGCGAACGCGTCACCGACCTGATCTTCCGAATGGAATCACTGAACGAAGATTTCATTCGCAGCACCTACGTCGAAGGCCAGGCTCGTCACGAAGAAGCCGATTCGGCACTCGCCGTGGCTGCGGAAACCAACAACGCGTCGCAGGCTGCTGCCGACGCCAGCAACCAAAAAGAAGAGGTTCGCCCCGACCCGATTCGCAACGACGGACCTCGCGTCGGGCGTAACGATCCCTGCCCCTGCGGCAGCGGAAAGAAGTACAAAGCCTGTCACATGCGAAAGTAA